The Vicinamibacterales bacterium genome has a segment encoding these proteins:
- a CDS encoding BamA/TamA family outer membrane protein: MFRGTAALLLSTLLSTPAAAQSTRVETIADQQAEKAKRLGEEGPSDAERVIRRILISPLLSGGDGVYPWFGSVFGGAGMAAGAGYLKRLEKAAAINLLAGVSVNGSTLFETRLAAPELWHGMLRVDVGAQRLEARGVSFYGLGPSSNQDARVRYHYQPTEAGGNAALTPAKWLAFQGGYSFVSLDTTSDGPGSLANAGPGLGEGLRYHVVRAGAAIDWRTSPGYSTRGGFYRATWERHREMNDRPFSFDSQEYEVVQLVPLLREQFVLAGRGVVTLTNTDAGHQVPVMLAPFLGSGSTLRSFANRRFTDRNRVLLTGEYRWRPSRYLDMAIFLDAGQVAADRKQFRAGDLETSWGLGARFHGPLFTALRVEVARGREGLGLIFAGSQIF; this comes from the coding sequence ATGTTCCGTGGCACGGCCGCCCTCCTGCTCTCGACCCTGCTCAGCACACCAGCGGCTGCGCAGTCCACGCGCGTGGAGACCATCGCCGACCAGCAGGCCGAAAAGGCGAAGCGACTGGGCGAGGAAGGCCCGTCGGACGCGGAGCGGGTCATCCGCCGCATCCTGATCTCGCCGCTGCTCAGCGGCGGCGACGGTGTCTACCCGTGGTTCGGCAGCGTCTTCGGCGGCGCCGGCATGGCGGCCGGCGCGGGCTATCTCAAGCGGCTGGAGAAGGCCGCCGCCATCAACCTGCTCGCCGGCGTGTCGGTGAACGGCTCGACGCTGTTCGAAACCCGGCTGGCGGCGCCCGAGCTGTGGCACGGGATGTTGCGGGTTGACGTCGGCGCGCAACGGCTCGAGGCCCGGGGCGTGTCGTTCTACGGCCTCGGCCCGTCATCGAACCAGGACGCGCGGGTGCGTTACCACTACCAGCCCACCGAGGCCGGCGGCAACGCGGCCCTCACACCGGCCAAGTGGCTGGCGTTCCAGGGCGGCTACTCGTTCGTGAGTCTCGATACGACGAGCGATGGTCCGGGCTCGCTCGCGAATGCCGGCCCCGGCCTCGGCGAGGGGTTGCGCTACCACGTCGTCCGCGCCGGGGCGGCCATCGACTGGCGGACGTCGCCGGGCTACAGCACGCGCGGCGGCTTCTATCGGGCGACGTGGGAACGGCACCGCGAGATGAACGATCGTCCGTTCTCGTTTGATTCCCAGGAGTACGAAGTGGTGCAGCTGGTGCCGCTGCTGCGCGAGCAATTCGTGCTCGCGGGCCGCGGCGTGGTCACCCTGACCAACACCGACGCGGGCCACCAGGTGCCGGTGATGCTCGCCCCGTTCCTCGGCAGCGGCAGCACGCTGCGCAGCTTCGCGAACCGGCGATTCACCGATCGCAACCGCGTGCTGCTGACCGGCGAGTACCGCTGGCGGCCGTCGCGTTACCTCGACATGGCGATCTTTCTCGACGCCGGCCAGGTGGCGGCCGACCGGAAGCAGTTCCGCGCCGGTGACCTCGAGACCAGCTGGGGCCTCGGCGCCCGCTTCCACGGGCCGTTGTTCACCGCGTTGCGGGTGGAAGTGGCCCGCGGCCGCGAGGGTCTCGGGTTGATTTTCGCCGGCAGCCAGATTTTCTGA
- a CDS encoding phosphatase PAP2 family protein, translating into MRILRYAACSVIALALATPAFAQEVAPADAARAADTAPGAGDQLTPQLPRPGLPLPTGPFAPRTSNGESGNLFKLVASDFRHFFSRDTAHVMAYTSIAAVATAPWDREGVNNGFNIPTTLFESGNIMGGFAFQAVAGFAGYGVGKAFKNEKMAMVGRDIVRAQILSQVLVQGVKVTIHRQRPDGSNNLSFPSGHSASAFATAAVLHRHYGWKAGVPAYAFGSYVALARMAWNRHHATDVVMGAGFGLAAARTVTMNVRGSKFALGVQPQAGGASINFTKIYQ; encoded by the coding sequence ATGCGAATCCTGCGTTACGCCGCTTGCTCCGTGATTGCGTTGGCCCTGGCCACGCCGGCATTTGCCCAAGAGGTGGCGCCGGCCGATGCGGCCCGCGCCGCCGACACGGCGCCTGGCGCCGGCGATCAGCTCACGCCGCAGCTTCCCCGTCCCGGACTGCCGCTGCCGACCGGCCCTTTCGCTCCGCGCACGAGCAATGGCGAATCCGGCAACCTGTTCAAGCTGGTCGCCAGCGACTTCAGGCACTTCTTCAGCCGCGACACGGCGCACGTGATGGCCTACACGTCGATCGCCGCCGTTGCCACGGCCCCGTGGGACCGCGAGGGCGTGAACAATGGCTTCAACATTCCCACCACCCTCTTCGAGTCCGGCAACATCATGGGCGGCTTCGCATTCCAGGCGGTCGCGGGCTTTGCCGGCTACGGCGTCGGCAAAGCGTTCAAGAACGAGAAGATGGCAATGGTCGGACGCGACATCGTGCGCGCGCAGATCCTCTCGCAGGTCCTTGTGCAGGGTGTGAAGGTCACGATTCACCGCCAGCGTCCCGACGGAAGCAACAACCTGTCGTTCCCTTCGGGCCACTCGGCCAGCGCGTTCGCCACGGCGGCCGTCCTGCATCGGCACTACGGTTGGAAGGCCGGCGTGCCGGCGTATGCATTCGGCTCGTACGTGGCCCTCGCCCGCATGGCCTGGAACCGCCACCACGCCACCGACGTCGTGATGGGCGCCGGCTTCGGCCTCGCCGCGGCCCGCACGGTCACCATGAACGTGCGCGGCAGCAAGTTCGCCCTCGGCGTACAGCCCCAGGCAGGCGGCGCCTCGATCAACTTCACCAAGATCTACCAGTAG
- a CDS encoding amidase family protein: MRTLKALATAVTGAALCVMTAGAVTRVPSGDGQFWDIQDTSPWAQDSGGIATGGRANPFNGFGYLKLQVRRPDNTLLISNHYLHGFGLHHDGGGRFDSVMPVLSEGILASRAITTTKDTAYLRYFDAFTNTASEDRIVRVAWGGAVGAYEDGGRVAVATTSSGDRQIDMADSFVTVMQNAKAADNPMDGPSAHGPSAHVLGTRRGPLTSVGDMYGDPFDGVWPGFDTSHIGYVFTLRLRPGQTAALVTFVVKGLSEVYDPRGGYPIPIKDALVTGEAVYAGADAKVPAAGSEIARVTEMAKQLVKEPDLRGLTALQRSQIVNWPASAPAPAAFTVFEKTVSELQDAMTRNLITSEDITREYLARLTLYDRHGPAFRAVLSINPRAIADARERDAERAAGRVRSPFHGVPVVFKDNIDATELPSTGGSLALLDHRPRLDSRVAAGMKQGGAVVLGKANLDEFPFGDFGISSVGGTVGNAYDPSLSTAGSSGGSATAVAASLAALGFGTDTCNSLSNPSAFASLATIRVTRGLTSRAGVMPLNTFNDAVGPMAKSVRDVALALDLVTGADPEDPVTAAAASHISGSFAQGLDAASLKGKRIGALRQRFVGFTGEREVAANMERVIKELQSAGAVVVDVAIPDYDAKYAAARGAAPGSLRAAWTAYLSRGARPGDKVLTIQDLLASGKLAPVSARRFEGALAPAPTGAELDQATRRFLAGRETFRQIFVDLMDRQKIDAILFPANQARPHTHEGGLERYGSEPGTCEESAATGLPQVTVPAGFVGGRYPVGISLLGRMWDDRRLLELAAAYERATRHRRPPTTVR, translated from the coding sequence ATGAGAACTCTCAAGGCTTTGGCGACCGCAGTGACCGGTGCCGCGCTTTGCGTGATGACGGCTGGCGCCGTGACGCGCGTGCCGTCCGGTGACGGGCAGTTCTGGGACATCCAGGACACCTCGCCGTGGGCGCAAGACAGCGGCGGCATTGCCACCGGCGGCCGCGCCAACCCGTTCAACGGCTTCGGCTACCTGAAGCTCCAAGTGCGCCGCCCCGACAACACGTTGCTGATCAGCAATCATTACCTGCACGGCTTCGGCCTGCACCACGACGGCGGCGGCCGCTTCGATTCGGTCATGCCGGTGCTGAGCGAGGGCATCCTCGCCTCGCGCGCCATCACGACCACTAAAGACACCGCCTATCTCAGGTATTTCGACGCCTTCACCAACACGGCCTCCGAAGATCGCATTGTCCGGGTCGCCTGGGGCGGCGCGGTTGGCGCCTATGAGGATGGCGGGCGGGTGGCGGTGGCCACGACCTCGAGCGGCGACCGGCAGATCGACATGGCTGACAGCTTCGTCACCGTGATGCAGAACGCGAAGGCCGCCGACAATCCGATGGACGGCCCTTCGGCCCATGGGCCCTCGGCCCATGTCCTTGGCACGCGGCGCGGCCCACTCACGTCGGTGGGCGACATGTATGGCGATCCGTTTGACGGCGTGTGGCCGGGTTTCGACACGTCGCACATTGGCTACGTGTTCACGCTGCGGCTGCGTCCGGGCCAGACCGCCGCGCTCGTGACGTTCGTCGTGAAAGGGCTGAGCGAGGTCTACGACCCTCGCGGTGGCTATCCCATTCCGATCAAGGACGCGCTGGTCACCGGCGAGGCGGTCTATGCCGGCGCCGACGCAAAGGTTCCGGCGGCGGGCTCCGAGATTGCGCGCGTCACCGAGATGGCGAAGCAACTGGTCAAGGAGCCGGACCTGCGCGGCCTGACGGCCCTCCAGCGATCGCAGATCGTGAATTGGCCGGCGAGCGCGCCGGCGCCGGCGGCGTTCACCGTGTTCGAGAAGACCGTGTCGGAACTGCAGGACGCGATGACGCGGAACCTCATCACCTCGGAAGACATCACCCGCGAGTACCTGGCGCGGCTGACACTCTACGACCGGCACGGGCCGGCGTTCCGCGCGGTGCTGTCGATCAATCCGCGCGCCATTGCCGATGCGCGCGAGCGGGATGCCGAGCGAGCAGCCGGCCGCGTCCGCAGCCCGTTCCATGGCGTCCCGGTGGTGTTCAAGGACAACATCGACGCCACGGAGCTGCCAAGCACGGGCGGCTCGCTCGCGCTGCTCGACCACCGGCCACGCCTGGATTCACGGGTGGCGGCCGGCATGAAGCAGGGCGGAGCGGTCGTGCTCGGCAAGGCCAACCTCGATGAGTTTCCCTTCGGCGACTTTGGCATCAGCTCGGTCGGCGGCACGGTCGGCAACGCCTACGATCCGTCGCTGAGCACCGCTGGATCGAGCGGCGGCAGTGCCACCGCGGTGGCCGCCAGCCTGGCCGCGCTCGGGTTCGGCACCGACACCTGCAATTCGCTCTCGAACCCCAGTGCCTTCGCCTCGCTGGCTACCATCCGTGTAACGCGCGGTTTGACCAGCCGTGCCGGCGTCATGCCGCTCAACACCTTCAACGATGCGGTGGGACCGATGGCGAAGTCGGTGCGTGACGTGGCCCTGGCCCTCGATCTGGTGACCGGCGCGGACCCCGAGGACCCGGTCACGGCCGCGGCGGCATCGCACATCTCCGGATCGTTCGCCCAGGGCCTCGATGCGGCGTCGCTCAAGGGCAAGCGCATCGGCGCGCTCCGCCAGCGGTTTGTCGGCTTTACCGGCGAGCGGGAAGTGGCGGCCAACATGGAGCGCGTCATCAAGGAGTTGCAGTCCGCCGGTGCCGTGGTGGTTGACGTCGCCATTCCCGATTACGACGCGAAGTATGCGGCGGCGCGCGGGGCGGCGCCGGGATCGCTGCGCGCGGCATGGACGGCGTACCTGTCGCGCGGCGCCAGGCCCGGCGACAAGGTGCTGACCATCCAGGACCTGCTGGCCTCTGGCAAGCTGGCGCCCGTGAGCGCGCGGCGGTTCGAAGGCGCACTCGCCCCTGCGCCCACCGGCGCGGAGCTCGATCAGGCCACGCGCCGCTTCCTGGCCGGCCGCGAGACGTTCCGGCAGATCTTCGTGGACCTGATGGATCGGCAGAAGATCGACGCCATCCTGTTCCCCGCCAACCAGGCGCGCCCGCACACGCACGAAGGCGGCCTCGAGCGCTACGGATCGGAACCTGGCACGTGTGAGGAAAGCGCCGCCACCGGACTGCCGCAGGTGACCGTGCCCGCCGGCTTCGTCGGCGGACGCTACCCGGTGGGCATCTCGCTGCTGGGCAGGATGTGGGATGACAGGCGATTGCTGGAACTGGCGGCGGCCTACGAGCGCGCCACGCGCCATCGGCGGCCACCGACGACGGTCAGATAG